A genomic window from Micromonospora sp. WMMA1947 includes:
- the hrpA gene encoding ATP-dependent RNA helicase HrpA, with the protein MQNPAVPAAPETARDLRRRLAPLMFRDQRRLQRRLDGVRKLRDPQRRGAALAEIATEVTRAEARLESRRAAVPAITYPPQLPVSERKDDIAAAIRDHQVVIVAGETGSGKTTQLPKICLELGRGVTGLIGHTQPRRLAARTVADRIADELGTELGDVVGYKVRFTDQVGDNSLVKLMTDGILLAELQNDRMLRQYDTLIIDEAHERSLNIDFILGYLRQLLPRRPDLKVVITSATIETDRFAKHFADADGNPAPVVEVSGRTYPVEVRYRPLVEVTEAEEEDEADEENVRDQIQAIGDAVEELAAEGPGDILVFLSGEREIRDTADALGKLVQKKRSLLGTEILPLYARLSTAEQHRVFAAHSNRRVVLATNVAETSLTVPGIKYVVDPGTARISRYSSRLKVQRLPIEPVSQASANQRKGRCGRTSDGICIRLYDEQDFDSRPEFTDPEILRTNLASVILQMTSIGLGDVAAFPFIDPPDRRNVTDGVNLLHELGALDPAETDPAKRLTALGRRLAQLPVDPRLARMVLEGERNGCATEVVVIAAALSIQDPRERPADKQAQADQAHARFADKESDFVAYLNLWRYLREKQRELSSSAFRRMCKAEYLNYLRVREWQDIVSQLRQVLRTSDKGEGRRGAGADLPEEIDTPKVHQSLLPGLLSHLGLKDAQKHEYLGARGAKFAVFPGSALFKKPPRWVMAAELVETSRLWGRVAGRVEPEWVEPLAQHLVKRSYSEPHWEKKQAAVMAYEKVTLYGIPIVTSRKVNFGRIDPVLSRELFIRHALVEGDWQTHHQFWRDNQKLLTEIEELENRARRRDILVDDETIFAFYDQRVPADVVSGRHFDSWWKKTRRERPDLLTFTRELLVNAGRGGVDEEDFPDEWRADGVTLPLTYTFDPTAPTDGVTVDIPLPLLNQVPAESFDWQVPGLREELVIALIRSLPKPVRRNFVPVPDYARAALAAITPGEEPLLTALTRQLRRMTGVTVPADAWDLSRLPPHLRVTFRVLGDDDKPVAEGKDLPALQRELRQEVRQVVAAAAPDVARTGLTEWSVGALPRTIEQVRAGFAVTAYPALVDEGTTVGVKVFDSAAEQEAAHWAGTRRLLRLTLPSPAKFLQGRLSNEAKLALSRNPHGSVPELIEDAAGAAIDKLIGDAGGPAWDAEGFAALRDTVRADLVDTVVEVMERVRRVLAAGYAVEQRLGATRNLAVVAALADIRNQLTGLVHKGFVTETGYARLPDLLRYLTAIERRLDRLPGNPQRDKQQQDRVAVVQKEYQDMLAALPPARRQEAAVRQIRWMIEELRVNVFAQALGTPYPVSEQRIYRAMDDAESR; encoded by the coding sequence ATGCAGAATCCAGCCGTACCCGCCGCCCCTGAGACCGCCCGCGACCTGCGCCGCCGCCTCGCCCCCCTGATGTTCCGCGACCAGCGGCGGCTCCAGCGGCGGCTCGACGGCGTGCGCAAGCTGCGCGACCCGCAGCGGCGGGGGGCGGCGCTGGCCGAGATCGCGACCGAGGTGACCCGGGCCGAGGCGCGGCTGGAGTCCCGCCGCGCGGCCGTCCCGGCGATCACCTACCCGCCGCAGTTGCCGGTCAGCGAGCGTAAGGACGACATCGCCGCCGCGATCCGCGACCACCAGGTGGTGATCGTGGCCGGTGAGACCGGCTCCGGGAAGACGACCCAGCTTCCCAAGATCTGCCTGGAGCTGGGGCGCGGCGTCACCGGCCTGATCGGGCACACCCAGCCCCGCCGGCTGGCGGCCCGCACTGTCGCCGACCGGATCGCCGACGAACTCGGTACGGAGCTGGGCGACGTGGTCGGCTACAAGGTGCGCTTCACCGACCAGGTGGGCGACAACAGCCTGGTCAAGCTGATGACCGACGGCATCCTGCTGGCCGAGTTGCAGAACGACCGGATGCTGCGGCAGTACGACACGCTGATCATCGACGAGGCGCACGAGCGCAGCCTCAACATCGACTTCATCCTCGGGTACCTCAGGCAGCTCCTGCCCCGCCGGCCCGACCTCAAGGTCGTCATCACGTCGGCGACGATCGAGACCGACCGGTTCGCGAAGCACTTCGCCGACGCCGACGGCAACCCGGCGCCGGTGGTCGAGGTGTCCGGGCGCACGTACCCGGTGGAGGTCCGCTACCGGCCGCTGGTCGAGGTCACCGAGGCCGAGGAGGAGGACGAGGCCGACGAGGAGAACGTGCGGGACCAGATCCAGGCCATCGGCGATGCGGTCGAGGAACTGGCCGCCGAGGGGCCCGGCGACATCCTGGTGTTCCTCAGCGGCGAGCGGGAGATCCGGGACACCGCCGACGCGCTGGGCAAGCTGGTGCAGAAGAAGCGGTCGCTGCTCGGCACCGAGATCCTGCCGCTGTACGCCCGGCTCTCCACCGCCGAGCAGCACCGGGTCTTCGCCGCGCACAGCAACCGCCGGGTGGTGCTGGCCACGAACGTCGCGGAGACCTCGCTGACGGTGCCCGGCATCAAGTACGTGGTGGACCCGGGTACGGCCCGGATCTCCCGCTACTCCAGCCGGCTCAAGGTGCAGCGGCTGCCGATCGAGCCGGTCTCGCAGGCCAGCGCCAACCAGCGCAAGGGCCGCTGCGGGCGTACCTCCGACGGCATCTGCATCCGCCTCTACGACGAGCAGGACTTCGACTCCCGCCCCGAGTTCACCGACCCGGAGATCCTGCGGACCAACCTGGCCTCGGTCATCCTCCAGATGACGTCGATCGGGCTCGGCGACGTCGCGGCGTTCCCGTTCATCGACCCGCCGGACCGGCGCAACGTCACCGACGGCGTGAACCTGCTGCACGAGCTGGGCGCGCTCGACCCGGCCGAGACCGACCCGGCGAAGCGGCTCACCGCGCTGGGCCGGCGGCTGGCCCAGCTCCCTGTCGACCCCCGGCTGGCCCGGATGGTCCTCGAGGGCGAGCGCAACGGCTGCGCCACCGAGGTCGTGGTGATCGCCGCCGCGCTGTCCATCCAGGACCCGCGTGAACGCCCGGCCGACAAGCAGGCCCAGGCCGACCAGGCGCACGCCCGGTTCGCCGACAAGGAGTCGGACTTCGTCGCGTACCTGAACCTGTGGCGCTACCTGCGGGAGAAGCAGCGGGAGCTGTCGTCCAGCGCGTTCCGCCGGATGTGCAAGGCCGAATACCTCAACTACCTTCGCGTACGCGAATGGCAGGACATCGTCAGCCAGTTGCGCCAGGTCCTGCGTACCTCGGACAAGGGTGAGGGCCGGCGCGGCGCCGGCGCCGACCTGCCGGAGGAGATCGACACCCCGAAGGTGCACCAGTCGCTGCTGCCCGGCCTGCTGTCGCACCTCGGCCTCAAGGACGCGCAGAAACACGAGTACCTGGGCGCGCGCGGCGCGAAGTTCGCGGTCTTCCCCGGGTCGGCGTTGTTCAAGAAGCCGCCGCGCTGGGTGATGGCGGCGGAGCTGGTGGAGACGTCCCGGCTCTGGGGCCGGGTGGCCGGGCGGGTCGAGCCGGAGTGGGTCGAGCCGCTGGCACAGCACCTGGTCAAGCGCAGCTACAGCGAGCCGCACTGGGAGAAGAAGCAGGCCGCGGTGATGGCCTACGAGAAGGTCACGCTGTACGGCATCCCGATCGTCACCTCCCGCAAGGTGAACTTCGGGCGGATCGACCCGGTGCTGAGCCGGGAGCTGTTCATCAGGCACGCCCTGGTGGAGGGCGATTGGCAGACCCACCACCAGTTCTGGCGGGACAACCAGAAGCTGCTGACCGAGATCGAGGAACTGGAGAACCGGGCCCGGCGCCGCGACATCCTGGTCGACGACGAGACCATCTTCGCCTTCTACGACCAGCGGGTCCCCGCCGACGTGGTCTCCGGCCGGCACTTCGACTCGTGGTGGAAGAAGACCCGCCGGGAACGGCCCGACCTGCTCACGTTCACCCGCGAACTGCTCGTCAACGCCGGCCGGGGCGGGGTGGACGAGGAGGACTTCCCGGACGAGTGGCGGGCCGACGGCGTGACGCTGCCGCTGACGTACACGTTCGACCCGACCGCGCCCACCGACGGCGTCACTGTGGACATCCCGTTGCCGCTGCTCAACCAGGTGCCGGCGGAGAGCTTCGACTGGCAGGTGCCGGGCCTGCGCGAGGAGCTGGTGATCGCACTGATCCGGTCGCTGCCCAAGCCGGTACGGCGCAACTTCGTGCCGGTGCCCGACTACGCCCGCGCCGCGCTGGCCGCGATCACCCCGGGTGAGGAGCCGCTGCTCACGGCGCTGACCCGGCAGCTGCGCCGAATGACCGGGGTGACCGTCCCGGCGGACGCGTGGGACCTGAGCCGGCTGCCACCGCACCTGCGGGTCACGTTCCGGGTGCTCGGCGACGACGACAAGCCGGTCGCCGAGGGCAAGGACCTGCCGGCCCTGCAACGCGAGCTGCGCCAGGAGGTACGCCAGGTCGTGGCGGCCGCCGCACCCGACGTGGCCCGGACCGGGCTGACCGAGTGGTCCGTCGGCGCGCTGCCGCGCACCATCGAGCAGGTACGCGCCGGCTTCGCGGTGACCGCGTACCCGGCACTGGTGGACGAGGGCACGACGGTCGGGGTGAAGGTGTTCGACTCCGCCGCCGAGCAGGAGGCGGCGCACTGGGCGGGCACCCGGCGGCTGCTGCGGCTGACGCTGCCGTCACCGGCGAAGTTCCTGCAGGGGCGGCTGAGCAACGAGGCAAAGCTGGCGCTGTCCCGCAACCCGCACGGCAGCGTGCCGGAGCTGATCGAGGACGCGGCCGGCGCGGCGATCGACAAGCTGATCGGTGACGCCGGCGGCCCGGCCTGGGACGCCGAGGGCTTCGCCGCGCTGCGCGACACGGTCCGCGCGGACCTGGTGGACACCGTGGTCGAGGTGATGGAGCGGGTCCGGCGCGTGCTGGCCGCCGGGTACGCGGTGGAGCAGCGGCTCGGCGCCACCCGGAACCTCGCGGTGGTGGCCGCCCTGGCCGACATCCGCAACCAGCTCACCGGCCTGGTGCACAAGGGCTTCGTGACCGAGACGGGATACGCGCGCCTGCCCGACCTGCTGCGCTACCTGACCGCGATCGAGCGGCGGCTGGACCGGTTGCCGGGCAACCCGCAGCGGGACAAACAGCAGCAGGACCGGGTCGCCGTGGTGCAGAAGGAGTACCAGGACATGCTCGCCGCGCTGCCCCCGGCCCGGCGCCAGGAGGCGGCGGTCCGCCAGATCCGCTGGATGATCGAGGAGCTGCGGGTGAACGTCTTCGCCCAGGCCCTCGGCACCCCCTACCCCGTGTCGGAGCAGCGCATCTACCGAGCCATGGACGACGCCGAGTCCCGCTGA
- a CDS encoding LysR family transcriptional regulator, which yields MQLHQLRYFVAVAEVRHFTQAADLVGITQPSLSKQIHALETDLGAPLFERVRGNITLTAAGEVLLPLAKRILADVETATREVQELVGLRRGRVRLGATPSLATSLAPPVLRRFRDAHPTIDLRVEEGGSQDLVRDLLRGDLDLALIIMPSAGTDPGLRADPILRESLVVASVDPLPGVSEAGELRIADLRDQPLVMFREGYDLRDATLQACRAAGFEPTLSVDGGEMDAVLSFVEAGLGVALVPGIVVARRPGIRVTRLVPPGVRRTIAVARRRDVVPTHAGRELRRILLEYVHDATATAELPPGVEPL from the coding sequence ATGCAGCTCCATCAGCTTCGGTACTTCGTAGCGGTCGCCGAAGTACGACATTTCACCCAGGCAGCCGATCTTGTCGGCATAACCCAGCCCTCGTTGAGTAAGCAAATTCACGCGCTGGAGACCGACCTGGGGGCCCCGTTGTTCGAACGGGTAAGGGGCAACATCACACTGACCGCTGCCGGTGAGGTGCTGCTGCCGCTGGCCAAGCGGATCCTCGCCGACGTGGAGACCGCCACCCGCGAGGTGCAGGAGCTGGTGGGGCTGCGCCGGGGCCGGGTCCGGCTCGGCGCCACACCCAGCCTGGCCACCTCGCTCGCCCCGCCGGTGCTGCGCCGGTTCCGCGACGCGCACCCCACGATCGACCTGCGCGTGGAGGAGGGCGGCTCGCAGGACCTCGTCCGGGACCTGCTCCGCGGCGACCTCGACCTCGCGTTGATCATCATGCCGTCGGCCGGCACCGACCCCGGGTTGCGGGCCGACCCGATCCTGCGGGAGAGCCTGGTGGTCGCCTCGGTCGACCCGCTGCCGGGCGTCTCGGAAGCCGGGGAGCTGCGCATCGCCGACCTGCGCGACCAGCCGCTCGTCATGTTCCGCGAAGGCTACGACCTGCGCGACGCCACGCTCCAGGCGTGCCGGGCGGCCGGATTCGAGCCGACGCTGTCCGTCGACGGCGGGGAGATGGACGCGGTGCTCAGCTTCGTCGAGGCCGGGCTCGGCGTCGCGCTGGTGCCCGGCATCGTGGTGGCCCGCCGCCCCGGAATCCGGGTCACCCGGCTCGTCCCGCCCGGCGTCCGCCGGACCATCGCGGTGGCCCGCCGCCGCGACGTGGTGCCCACCCACGCCGGGCGCGAGCTGCGCCGCATCCTCCTGGAGTACGTCCACGACGCCACCGCCACCGCCGAACTCCCCCCAGGCGTAGAGCCCTTGTAG
- a CDS encoding succinate dehydrogenase cytochrome b subunit produces the protein MHWTPDRSAPSVDRVVITKTRSPIRSNVGLKAVMAVTGIILVLFLIAHMLGNLKIFTGETAFDHYAHWLRDIGTPLLPTTWFLWIQRAVLTLAVLGHIGAATVLAMRSRAARPVRYAHRRKIHVNYAARTMRWGGVIILLFVIYHILDLTTGHLNPQGDPANPYGNVVAGFAPERWYVTLFYTLALVTLGFHLRHGAFSAFRSLGQQTPKGEQRAKIAALVFAVALVGGYLLVPFAVITGLVS, from the coding sequence ATGCATTGGACGCCTGATCGAAGTGCTCCTAGCGTCGACCGCGTGGTAATCACGAAAACTCGGTCGCCCATCCGCTCGAACGTCGGCCTCAAGGCCGTCATGGCGGTGACGGGCATCATCCTCGTGCTGTTCCTGATCGCGCACATGCTCGGCAACCTGAAGATCTTCACGGGCGAGACGGCGTTCGACCACTACGCGCACTGGCTGCGCGACATCGGCACGCCACTGCTGCCGACGACGTGGTTCCTGTGGATCCAGCGCGCGGTGCTCACCCTGGCCGTCCTCGGGCACATCGGCGCGGCCACCGTGCTCGCGATGCGGTCCCGGGCCGCGCGCCCGGTGCGGTACGCGCACCGCCGCAAGATCCACGTGAACTACGCGGCCCGCACGATGCGCTGGGGTGGTGTGATCATCCTGCTCTTCGTGATCTACCACATCCTCGACCTGACCACGGGTCACCTGAACCCGCAGGGCGACCCGGCCAACCCGTACGGCAACGTGGTCGCCGGCTTCGCGCCGGAACGCTGGTACGTCACGCTCTTCTACACCCTCGCGCTGGTGACCCTCGGCTTCCACCTGCGCCACGGCGCGTTCAGCGCGTTCCGCAGCCTCGGCCAGCAGACCCCGAAGGGCGAGCAGCGGGCCAAGATCGCCGCGCTCGTCTTCGCCGTCGCGCTCGTCGGCGGCTACCTGCTGGTCCCGTTCGCCGTGATCACCGGATTGGTGTCCTGA
- a CDS encoding fumarate reductase/succinate dehydrogenase flavoprotein subunit, protein MDLYREGDPIADTRAPDGPIETRWERHRFEMKLVNPANRRKMTVIVVGTGLAGGSAAATLAEQGYRVRSYCYQDSPRRAHSIAAQGGINAAKNYRNDGDSVHRLFYDTVKGGDFRSRESNVHRLAEVSVNIIDQCVAQGVPFAREYGGLLDTRSFGGAQVQRTFYARGQTGQQLLLGAYQALERQIGLGNVEMNARHEMLELVIVDGRARGIVVRDMVTGEISTEMADAVVLATGGYGNVFYLSTNAKGCNVTASWRAHRKGAYFANPCYTQIHPTCIPVSGDHQSKLTLMSESLRNDGRVWVPKAKGDQRSPREIPEDERDYYLERIYPSFGNLVPRDIASRAAKNVCDEGRGVGPTGLGVYLDFADAINRLGRKAIEAKYGNLFEMYERITGEDPYEVPMRIYPAVHYTMGGLWVDYDLQSSIPGLFVIGEANFSDHGANRLGASALMQGLADGYFVLPNTLANYLASSGPLDKVDASHPEAVAARTDVEDRIKRLLAINGDRTVDSFHRELGQIMWEHCGMERSEAGLRKAIDEIRALREQFWQRVRVPGDGEGLNQSLEKAGRVADFFELAELMCIDALHREESCGGHFRAEHQTPDGEAQRDDDRFAYVAAWEYTGTGEPVLHKEDLTFEYVHPTQRSYK, encoded by the coding sequence ATGGATCTGTACCGCGAAGGCGACCCGATCGCCGACACCCGGGCCCCGGACGGCCCGATCGAGACCCGGTGGGAGCGCCACCGCTTCGAGATGAAGCTGGTCAACCCGGCCAACCGCCGCAAGATGACGGTGATCGTGGTCGGCACCGGCCTGGCCGGCGGCTCCGCCGCCGCCACCCTGGCCGAGCAGGGCTACCGGGTGCGGTCCTACTGCTATCAGGACAGCCCGCGCCGGGCCCACTCGATCGCCGCGCAGGGTGGCATCAACGCCGCCAAGAACTACCGCAACGACGGCGACTCGGTGCACCGCCTGTTCTACGACACGGTCAAGGGCGGCGACTTCCGCTCCCGCGAGTCGAACGTGCACCGGCTGGCCGAGGTGTCGGTGAACATCATCGACCAGTGCGTGGCCCAGGGCGTGCCGTTCGCCCGCGAGTACGGCGGCCTGCTCGACACCCGCTCCTTCGGCGGCGCGCAGGTGCAGCGCACCTTCTACGCCCGGGGCCAGACGGGCCAGCAGCTGCTGCTCGGCGCGTACCAGGCGCTGGAGCGGCAGATCGGCCTGGGCAACGTGGAGATGAACGCCCGCCACGAGATGCTCGAGCTGGTGATCGTCGACGGCCGGGCGCGCGGCATCGTGGTCCGCGACATGGTCACCGGCGAGATCAGCACCGAGATGGCCGACGCGGTAGTGCTCGCCACCGGCGGGTACGGCAACGTCTTCTACCTCTCCACGAACGCCAAGGGCTGCAACGTCACCGCCTCGTGGCGGGCGCACCGCAAGGGCGCGTACTTCGCCAACCCCTGCTACACGCAGATCCACCCGACCTGCATCCCGGTCTCCGGCGACCACCAGTCGAAGCTGACCCTGATGAGCGAGTCGCTGCGCAACGACGGCCGGGTGTGGGTGCCCAAGGCCAAGGGCGACCAGCGCAGCCCCCGGGAGATCCCCGAGGACGAGCGGGACTACTACCTGGAGCGGATCTACCCGTCCTTCGGCAACCTGGTCCCCCGCGACATCGCCTCCCGCGCCGCAAAGAACGTCTGTGACGAGGGGCGCGGCGTCGGCCCGACCGGGCTCGGCGTCTACCTGGACTTCGCCGACGCGATCAACCGGCTCGGCCGCAAGGCCATCGAGGCCAAGTACGGCAACCTCTTCGAGATGTACGAGCGGATCACCGGCGAGGACCCGTACGAGGTCCCGATGCGGATCTACCCCGCCGTGCACTACACGATGGGTGGCCTCTGGGTCGACTACGACCTGCAGTCGAGCATCCCCGGCCTGTTCGTGATCGGTGAGGCCAACTTCTCCGACCACGGCGCGAACCGGCTCGGCGCGTCGGCGCTGATGCAGGGCCTGGCGGACGGCTACTTCGTGCTGCCGAACACGCTCGCCAACTATCTGGCCTCCTCCGGCCCGCTGGACAAGGTCGACGCGAGCCACCCCGAGGCGGTCGCGGCGCGGACCGACGTCGAGGACCGGATCAAGCGGCTGCTGGCGATCAACGGCGACCGCACCGTGGACTCGTTCCACCGCGAGCTGGGCCAGATCATGTGGGAGCACTGCGGCATGGAGCGCTCCGAGGCCGGGCTGCGCAAGGCGATCGACGAGATCCGCGCGCTGCGCGAGCAGTTCTGGCAGCGGGTGCGCGTCCCGGGTGACGGCGAGGGCCTCAACCAGTCGCTGGAGAAGGCCGGCCGGGTGGCCGACTTCTTCGAGCTGGCCGAGCTGATGTGCATCGACGCCCTGCACCGCGAGGAGTCCTGTGGCGGCCACTTCCGGGCCGAGCACCAGACGCCCGACGGCGAGGCGCAGCGCGACGACGACCGGTTCGCCTACGTGGCGGCCTGGGAGTACACCGGCACCGGTGAGCCCGTGCTGCACAAGGAAGACCTGACCTTCGAATACGTCCACCCCACGCAGCGGAGCTACAAGTGA
- a CDS encoding succinate dehydrogenase/fumarate reductase iron-sulfur subunit — MNLTLRIWRQTGPEDKGRMVTYPVQDVSPDMSFLEMLDVLNERLILDGEEPVAFDHDCREGICGMCSLMINGEAHGPQRGTTACQLHMRQFSDGDTIDIEPWRARAFPVVKDLVVNRNAFDQIIAAGGYVTAPTGSAPEAHSVPVPKADADAAFESAACIGCGACVAACPNGSGMLFTAAKITQLSLLPQGQPERYTRVIGMVDAHDEAGFGGCTNIGECAAACPKGIPLNTIGRLNRDYLKATAKRSGS, encoded by the coding sequence GTGAACCTGACCCTGCGCATCTGGCGCCAGACCGGCCCCGAGGACAAGGGTCGGATGGTGACCTACCCGGTGCAGGACGTGTCGCCGGACATGTCCTTCCTGGAGATGCTCGACGTACTGAACGAGCGGCTGATCCTCGACGGCGAGGAGCCGGTGGCGTTCGACCACGACTGCCGCGAGGGCATCTGCGGCATGTGCAGCCTCATGATCAACGGTGAGGCGCACGGCCCGCAGCGTGGCACCACCGCCTGCCAGCTGCACATGCGGCAGTTCTCCGACGGCGACACGATCGACATCGAGCCGTGGCGGGCCCGCGCCTTCCCGGTCGTCAAGGACCTGGTGGTCAACCGCAACGCGTTCGACCAGATCATCGCCGCCGGCGGCTACGTCACCGCGCCGACCGGCAGTGCCCCGGAGGCGCACTCGGTGCCGGTGCCGAAGGCCGACGCGGACGCCGCGTTCGAGTCGGCTGCCTGCATCGGCTGCGGCGCCTGCGTGGCGGCCTGCCCGAACGGCTCCGGCATGCTGTTCACCGCCGCGAAGATCACCCAGCTCTCGCTGCTGCCGCAGGGCCAGCCGGAGCGCTACACCCGGGTGATCGGCATGGTGGACGCGCACGACGAGGCCGGCTTCGGCGGCTGCACGAACATCGGCGAGTGCGCGGCGGCCTGCCCGAAGGGCATTCCGCTGAACACCATCGGCCGGCTCAACCGGGACTACCTGAAGGCTACGGCCAAGCGCTCCGGCTCCTGA
- a CDS encoding TetR/AcrR family transcriptional regulator: MARTAPPQASSPQAGHDGPAGPPESLLERAFTEALHSPGDSDEVATRILDAAYEQFCRMGIRRSTMEDVARRAGVSRITAYRRFATKDRLVEQVVRREFRRYFDRFLVDIQQAETVGDRVVLGFVSALDAIRRNPLIGGLMSVEPDVLIPSMISDGGRTLATVQRFVAGQLRREQRAGTIAATVDVEVVAELMTRLSCSFLLTPSHVIDLDDADELRQMARRFLVPMLEPGSQAE; the protein is encoded by the coding sequence ATGGCCCGGACCGCTCCCCCGCAGGCGTCCTCCCCGCAGGCGGGTCACGACGGACCGGCCGGCCCGCCGGAGTCGCTGCTGGAACGCGCCTTCACCGAGGCGCTGCACAGCCCCGGCGACAGCGACGAGGTCGCGACCCGGATCCTCGACGCCGCCTACGAGCAGTTCTGCCGCATGGGCATCCGCCGCTCCACCATGGAGGACGTGGCCCGCCGGGCGGGCGTCTCCCGGATCACCGCGTACCGCCGGTTCGCCACCAAGGACCGGCTGGTCGAGCAGGTGGTCCGCCGCGAGTTCCGGCGCTACTTCGACCGGTTCCTGGTCGACATCCAGCAGGCGGAGACGGTCGGTGACCGGGTGGTGCTGGGCTTCGTCAGCGCGCTGGACGCGATCCGCCGCAACCCGCTGATCGGCGGGCTGATGAGCGTCGAACCGGACGTGCTCATCCCCTCGATGATCAGCGACGGGGGGCGGACGCTGGCCACCGTGCAGCGGTTCGTCGCCGGGCAGCTGCGCCGCGAGCAGCGCGCCGGCACCATCGCCGCCACAGTGGACGTGGAGGTGGTGGCCGAGCTGATGACCCGGCTGTCCTGCTCCTTCCTGCTCACCCCGAGCCACGTCATCGACCTGGACGACGCCGACGAGCTGCGGCAGATGGCCCGCCGCTTCCTCGTGCCGATGCTGGAGCCCGGCTCACAGGCCGAGTGA
- a CDS encoding acyl-CoA dehydrogenase family protein, which translates to MDRAIFTADHLAFAELVRAFIDKEITPHHERWEADGIVDRGVWRAAGAAGLLGFFVDERYGGAGVSDRRFHAVLTEELARAGASGPAFGLHNDIIGPYLTDLTTEEQKQRWLPGFCSGEIVTAIAMSEPGAGSDLQGITTTAVRDGDDWVLNGQKTFISNGILADLVIVVARTDPGAGRRGISLLVVERGMPGFERGRNLDKLGQKAQDTAELFFADVRVPAANLLGAEGEGFAYLMRNLPLERLSIAVAALAGAETVFAQTLDYCRQRQAFGRPIGSFQHNRFVLAELATELRLGRVFVDQCLIAPDLGAETAAMAKWWCTELQQRVVDRCLQLHGGYGYMREYPVARAYLDARVQTIYGGTTEIMKEVIGRSLGL; encoded by the coding sequence ATGGACCGCGCGATCTTCACCGCCGACCATCTCGCGTTCGCCGAACTGGTGCGCGCGTTCATCGACAAGGAGATCACCCCGCATCACGAGCGCTGGGAGGCCGACGGCATCGTCGACCGCGGCGTGTGGCGGGCCGCCGGCGCCGCCGGGCTGCTCGGCTTCTTCGTCGACGAACGGTACGGCGGCGCCGGGGTGAGCGACCGGCGGTTCCACGCCGTCCTGACCGAGGAACTCGCCCGGGCCGGCGCGAGCGGTCCCGCGTTCGGGCTGCACAACGACATCATCGGCCCGTACCTGACCGACCTGACCACCGAGGAGCAGAAGCAGCGCTGGCTGCCGGGCTTCTGCTCCGGCGAGATCGTCACCGCCATCGCCATGTCCGAGCCGGGCGCCGGCAGCGACCTTCAGGGCATCACCACCACAGCGGTACGCGACGGCGACGACTGGGTCCTCAACGGGCAGAAGACGTTCATCAGCAACGGCATCCTGGCCGACCTGGTGATCGTGGTGGCCCGTACCGACCCCGGCGCCGGGCGGCGGGGGATCAGCCTGCTCGTGGTCGAACGCGGCATGCCCGGATTCGAGCGCGGCCGCAACCTCGACAAGCTCGGGCAGAAGGCGCAGGACACCGCCGAGCTGTTCTTCGCCGACGTCCGGGTGCCAGCTGCCAACCTGCTCGGCGCGGAGGGCGAGGGCTTCGCCTACCTGATGCGCAACCTGCCGCTGGAGCGGCTGTCCATTGCGGTCGCGGCGCTCGCCGGCGCGGAGACGGTGTTCGCGCAGACGCTCGACTACTGCAGGCAGCGCCAGGCGTTCGGCCGTCCCATCGGCAGCTTCCAGCACAACCGGTTCGTGCTCGCCGAACTCGCCACCGAGCTGCGTCTGGGCCGGGTCTTCGTGGACCAGTGCCTGATCGCGCCGGACCTGGGCGCGGAGACGGCGGCGATGGCGAAGTGGTGGTGCACCGAGTTGCAGCAGCGCGTCGTGGACCGGTGCCTGCAGCTGCACGGCGGCTACGGCTACATGCGCGAGTACCCGGTGGCCCGTGCCTACCTGGACGCCCGCGTGCAGACCATATACGGGGGCACCACCGAGATCATGAAGGAGGTGATCGGCCGGTCACTCGGCCTGTGA